The proteins below are encoded in one region of Thioalkalivibrio sp. K90mix:
- the truA gene encoding tRNA pseudouridine(38-40) synthase TruA codes for MGVEYDGRGLLGWQRQKDGPSVQGHLEAALSFVANDGVELTCAGRTDAGVHATAQVAHFDTSAVRERHSWVLGVNSRLPDGIALRWAEPVNDDFHARFKACGRRYRYVIANRAVRPALEAGRVAWWRRPLDTARMHDAAQTFVGEHDFSSLRAAGCQAKSPIREVHSIAVQRRGSYVVLDIHANAFLHHMVRNIAGVLLAIGDGREEPGWAAQILAARDRRVSGITAPAGGLYFVHVDYPPEFALPSAEGPVLEGIPGNGAI; via the coding sequence TTGGGGGTCGAGTACGACGGGCGCGGGCTCCTGGGCTGGCAGCGCCAGAAAGACGGCCCCAGCGTGCAGGGGCATCTGGAAGCGGCGCTGAGTTTCGTGGCCAATGATGGGGTCGAGCTCACCTGCGCGGGCCGCACGGACGCGGGAGTGCATGCGACCGCTCAAGTGGCGCACTTTGACACTTCGGCGGTGCGTGAACGGCACTCCTGGGTGCTGGGAGTGAACAGTCGCCTGCCGGACGGGATAGCCCTGCGCTGGGCCGAGCCGGTCAATGACGACTTTCATGCGCGCTTCAAGGCCTGCGGTCGCCGCTATCGCTATGTGATCGCGAATCGAGCGGTGCGGCCCGCGCTGGAGGCGGGGCGGGTGGCCTGGTGGCGACGCCCGCTGGATACCGCGCGGATGCATGACGCGGCTCAGACGTTTGTAGGCGAACACGATTTTTCCAGCCTGCGTGCCGCCGGGTGCCAGGCGAAATCGCCGATTCGGGAGGTGCATTCCATTGCGGTCCAGCGGCGCGGTTCGTACGTGGTCCTGGATATCCATGCCAATGCCTTCCTGCATCACATGGTGCGCAACATCGCCGGGGTGCTGCTGGCGATCGGGGACGGGCGCGAAGAGCCGGGCTGGGCTGCGCAGATTCTCGCGGCCCGCGACCGGCGGGTCTCGGGCATCACGGCTCCGGCCGGGGGGCTTTATTTCGTGCATGTCGACTATCCACCCGAGTTCGCTCTCCCCAGTGCCGAGGGGCCGGTGCTGGAGGGGATCCCCGGCAATGGGGCGATCTGA
- a CDS encoding FimV/HubP family polar landmark protein — MSFGEVNLQSHLNQTLRAEIPLRGGAAASDSLQVRQASENEYRRAGMSRGSVPGDLNIQVQGEGADRRVMLTTRQPVREPYVGILLEARWDGGRSMREVSLLLDPPDTMPSGAAAPVPRDTAREAPRRQEAPMPREGEAYTVRSGDTLYRIVERAGLAGMADQAMLAFLEANPDAFSDENINSLRAGAELTVPSRSELESRSAAEARQEVQRQVQAWREGTVTAAREEPQPEEAAEAEPEVEAVPEEDEAVAEDDEAVSEDDEAAADDAVAATDEDDEAAAADDRLEIVTELLPEADEGAAAAADPPDLLQEAMLSQRAEMEGMREQITELREELGERGRLAELSSENMAELEEQLSQLRAERNELMARLDRADAERNAPLHERIMNDPLLLMMAIALVILLLLVLLAFARGGRREVVVEERASGMPARADNSGVWAAAADPAGYEAREIDSAGAGSGGATTTAVAGGAAAGLAAGAVAGKDDDREPLADSDEPEESVSEPVVVSSSGDASVDDVLAEVDVCLAYGMNDQAEETLTQAIEGDPDNTQYRLKLVEARVALGDEEGAREAASNLRERLPADDVETRNHLAELESRIGGAGDDSAGPAGAPAGVEGLGAAVEPQAADDGEAPNEIDFSGLDLPDVQSEAEDLGNTAEPQEETDSGLTFDFDETFDEGASTPAEQTPSETDEARSDDLNDLSFDIDDSDLPNLDEETREDAAGSDIPALDLGDEDLPAAGQEDALPREDGESSPIGADEDNETRLSLAQAYADMGDDEGARELIDEIVATGSEDQKAKAEAIRQQLESS; from the coding sequence GTGAGTTTTGGTGAGGTCAACCTGCAATCCCATCTGAACCAGACCTTGCGGGCGGAGATTCCGCTGCGAGGCGGTGCCGCGGCCAGTGATTCGCTACAGGTGCGTCAGGCTTCGGAAAACGAATACCGGCGCGCCGGCATGAGCCGCGGCAGCGTGCCGGGCGACCTGAACATCCAGGTTCAGGGTGAGGGGGCGGATCGCCGGGTGATGCTGACCACGCGCCAGCCGGTGCGCGAGCCGTATGTGGGCATCCTCCTCGAGGCCCGCTGGGATGGCGGGCGCTCAATGCGTGAAGTCTCCCTGTTGCTTGATCCGCCGGACACCATGCCTTCCGGGGCGGCCGCTCCGGTCCCGCGTGACACCGCCCGGGAGGCGCCGCGTCGACAAGAGGCGCCAATGCCGCGTGAAGGTGAGGCCTACACCGTGCGTAGTGGCGATACCCTTTATCGCATCGTGGAGCGCGCGGGTCTGGCCGGCATGGCGGATCAGGCGATGCTGGCGTTCCTGGAGGCCAACCCCGACGCGTTTTCTGACGAGAACATCAACAGCCTGCGCGCGGGCGCTGAACTGACCGTCCCGTCGCGCTCGGAGCTGGAGTCGCGTAGTGCGGCCGAGGCGCGCCAGGAAGTGCAGCGACAGGTTCAGGCCTGGCGCGAGGGAACGGTGACCGCAGCTCGCGAGGAACCCCAGCCTGAGGAAGCCGCCGAGGCCGAGCCGGAAGTCGAGGCGGTCCCGGAAGAGGATGAGGCGGTAGCGGAGGACGATGAGGCCGTGTCCGAGGACGACGAGGCCGCCGCGGATGATGCCGTGGCCGCGACGGACGAGGACGATGAAGCGGCGGCGGCCGACGACCGCCTGGAGATCGTGACAGAACTCCTGCCGGAGGCGGATGAAGGGGCGGCGGCCGCGGCCGATCCCCCCGATCTGCTCCAGGAAGCCATGCTGTCCCAGCGCGCCGAGATGGAGGGGATGCGCGAGCAGATCACCGAACTGCGCGAGGAACTGGGTGAGCGTGGCCGCCTTGCGGAGCTTTCGAGCGAGAACATGGCGGAGCTTGAGGAGCAGCTGAGCCAGCTGCGGGCGGAACGCAATGAACTGATGGCACGGCTCGATCGGGCAGATGCCGAACGCAATGCGCCGCTGCACGAGCGGATCATGAATGATCCGCTGCTGCTGATGATGGCGATTGCGCTGGTAATCCTGCTGCTGCTCGTGTTGCTGGCCTTTGCGCGTGGTGGTCGGCGCGAAGTGGTGGTTGAAGAGCGTGCTTCCGGCATGCCGGCGCGGGCGGACAACAGCGGTGTGTGGGCCGCGGCGGCGGATCCCGCCGGCTACGAGGCACGTGAGATCGATAGTGCCGGCGCGGGATCGGGCGGCGCCACTACTACAGCCGTAGCCGGCGGGGCTGCTGCGGGCCTGGCGGCCGGAGCTGTGGCGGGCAAGGACGATGATCGCGAACCGCTGGCGGATTCGGACGAGCCAGAGGAGTCGGTGAGTGAGCCTGTAGTGGTGAGCTCCAGTGGCGATGCCTCGGTGGACGACGTGCTGGCCGAAGTGGATGTTTGCCTGGCCTACGGGATGAATGATCAGGCCGAGGAGACCCTGACCCAGGCCATCGAGGGCGACCCGGACAATACCCAGTATCGTCTGAAGCTCGTCGAGGCGCGCGTGGCGCTGGGCGACGAAGAAGGCGCCCGCGAGGCGGCATCCAACCTGCGCGAACGCCTCCCGGCGGACGATGTTGAAACGCGCAATCATCTGGCGGAGCTGGAATCGCGCATCGGTGGTGCTGGTGATGACAGCGCAGGGCCCGCGGGCGCTCCGGCGGGGGTAGAAGGTCTGGGCGCTGCGGTGGAGCCGCAGGCGGCAGATGACGGCGAAGCACCGAACGAGATCGATTTCTCCGGCCTGGATCTCCCGGATGTGCAATCCGAAGCCGAAGATCTCGGTAACACCGCCGAGCCGCAGGAAGAGACGGACTCCGGGCTGACCTTTGATTTTGACGAGACCTTCGATGAAGGGGCTTCGACGCCAGCGGAGCAGACCCCTTCGGAGACGGACGAAGCGCGCAGCGATGACCTGAATGACTTGTCGTTCGATATCGACGACAGCGACCTGCCGAACCTGGATGAAGAAACCCGGGAGGATGCGGCCGGGAGTGATATCCCGGCACTGGATCTGGGCGACGAGGACCTGCCGGCTGCGGGCCAGGAAGATGCCTTGCCGCGAGAGGACGGAGAGTCCTCGCCCATCGGCGCCGACGAAGACAATGAAACGCGCCTGAGCCTGGCGCAGGCCTATGCGGACATGGGCGATGACGAAGGTGCTCGCGAACTGATCGACGAGATCGTGGCCACCGGGTCGGAGGATCAGAAGGCGAAGGCTGAGGCGATTCGTCAGCAGCTGGAGAGCTCCTGA
- a CDS encoding aspartate-semialdehyde dehydrogenase: MSDRKFDVAVVGATGAVGETLLSILAERDLPLGRVHALASSRSVGKTVAFGRRELEVEDLAAFDFSTVQIGLFSPGASVSAEYAPKAAAAGCVVIDNTSQFRYDPEIPLVVPEVNPEAVAGYKKHGIIANPNCSTIQMLVALKPLHDAVGVERINVATYQAVSGTGKDAIEELAHQTAALLNGRPVECNVYPKQIAFNALPHIDVFQDNGYTKEEMKMVWETRKIMGDESILVNPTAVRIPVFYGHSEALHIETREKISAEKAREILSAAPGVTVLDKHEDGGYPTAVTEGSGKDAVFVGRIREDISHPRGLDLWVVSDNVRKGAALNTIQIAEVLIRDYL; the protein is encoded by the coding sequence ATGAGTGACCGCAAGTTTGACGTGGCCGTGGTGGGCGCAACCGGCGCCGTCGGCGAAACCCTGCTCTCCATCCTGGCGGAGCGCGACCTGCCGTTGGGCCGTGTGCATGCGCTGGCCAGCTCGCGCTCGGTCGGCAAGACGGTCGCCTTCGGCCGCCGCGAGCTGGAGGTGGAGGATCTGGCCGCCTTCGATTTCTCCACCGTGCAGATCGGGCTGTTCTCGCCGGGGGCCTCGGTGTCCGCGGAGTACGCGCCCAAGGCGGCCGCGGCCGGTTGCGTGGTGATCGACAACACCTCGCAGTTTCGCTACGACCCGGAGATCCCGCTGGTGGTACCGGAGGTCAATCCCGAGGCCGTTGCGGGTTACAAGAAGCACGGGATCATCGCGAACCCGAACTGCTCCACCATCCAGATGCTGGTGGCGCTGAAGCCGCTGCATGACGCGGTCGGCGTCGAGCGCATCAACGTCGCCACCTACCAGGCCGTCTCCGGCACCGGCAAGGATGCAATCGAGGAACTGGCGCACCAGACGGCGGCGCTGCTGAACGGCCGCCCGGTCGAGTGCAACGTCTATCCCAAGCAGATCGCCTTCAACGCGCTGCCGCACATCGATGTCTTCCAGGACAACGGCTACACCAAGGAAGAGATGAAGATGGTCTGGGAGACCCGCAAGATCATGGGCGACGAGTCCATCCTGGTGAACCCGACCGCCGTACGCATCCCGGTGTTCTACGGCCATTCCGAGGCCCTGCACATCGAGACCCGCGAGAAGATCAGTGCGGAAAAGGCCCGCGAGATCCTGTCCGCTGCACCCGGGGTGACGGTGCTGGACAAGCACGAGGACGGGGGCTATCCGACTGCCGTGACCGAGGGTTCGGGCAAGGATGCGGTCTTCGTCGGACGCATCCGCGAGGACATCTCGCACCCGCGCGGGCTGGACCTGTGGGTGGTGTCGGACAACGTGCGCAAGGGGGCCGCGCTGAACACAATCCAGATTGCCGAGGTTTTGATCCGGGATTACCTGTGA
- the leuB gene encoding 3-isopropylmalate dehydrogenase, with protein MSRILVLPGDGIGPEIVAEALKVLERVGEIGGLDLEIEQGLIGGAAHDAAGHPYPEATREAARRADAILLGAVGGPQYESLERDLRPERGLLGIRSDLGLFANLRPAILYPQLASASTLKPEVVSGLDILIVRELTGGIYFGQPRGIEERNGERYGFNTAAYSESEIERIARVGFEAAMKRGKRLCSVDKANVLEVSELWREVVERVGKEFPEVELSHMYVDNAAMQLVRDPKQFDVMVTGNMFGDILSDAAAMLTGSIGMLPSASLNSEGVGLYEPIHGSAPDIAGQGKANPMATVLSVAMLLRHSLNRNDLAERIEQAVGRVLDQGLRTPDIFGEGMTLVGTQGMGDALVAALES; from the coding sequence GTGAGCCGAATTCTGGTATTGCCCGGGGACGGGATCGGGCCCGAGATCGTGGCCGAGGCGCTGAAAGTGCTGGAGCGCGTCGGCGAGATCGGAGGGCTGGATCTGGAGATCGAACAGGGCCTGATCGGGGGCGCGGCGCACGATGCGGCCGGGCACCCCTACCCAGAGGCCACTCGCGAGGCGGCGCGCCGCGCCGACGCCATCCTGCTGGGCGCGGTCGGCGGCCCGCAGTACGAATCGCTGGAACGTGATCTGCGCCCCGAGCGCGGGCTGCTGGGCATCCGTTCGGATTTGGGGCTGTTCGCAAACCTGCGCCCGGCGATCCTGTATCCGCAGCTGGCCTCGGCCTCCACGCTGAAGCCGGAGGTGGTCAGCGGGCTGGATATCCTGATCGTGCGCGAGCTGACCGGCGGGATCTACTTCGGCCAGCCGCGCGGGATCGAGGAGCGTAACGGCGAGCGCTACGGCTTCAATACGGCCGCCTACAGCGAATCGGAGATCGAACGTATCGCCCGCGTCGGCTTCGAGGCCGCGATGAAGCGGGGCAAGCGCCTGTGCTCGGTGGACAAGGCCAACGTGCTCGAGGTCTCCGAGCTGTGGCGCGAGGTCGTCGAGCGCGTCGGCAAGGAATTCCCCGAGGTCGAGCTGTCTCACATGTATGTGGACAACGCGGCGATGCAGTTGGTGCGGGATCCCAAGCAGTTCGACGTGATGGTCACCGGCAACATGTTTGGCGACATCCTGTCCGACGCCGCAGCCATGCTGACCGGCTCTATTGGCATGCTGCCCTCGGCCTCGCTGAACAGCGAGGGGGTTGGTCTGTACGAGCCGATCCACGGCTCCGCACCGGATATTGCGGGGCAGGGCAAGGCCAATCCGATGGCAACCGTGCTGTCCGTCGCGATGCTGCTGCGCCACAGCCTGAACCGCAATGACCTGGCCGAGCGCATCGAGCAGGCCGTGGGACGGGTGCTGGATCAGGGCCTGCGCACGCCGGACATCTTCGGCGAGGGTATGACGCTGGTGGGTACCCAGGGGATGGGGGATGCCCTGGTGGCCGCGCTGGAGAGCTAG
- the leuD gene encoding 3-isopropylmalate dehydratase small subunit codes for MQAFTVHRGIVAPLDRSNVDTDAIIPKQYLKSVKRTGFGPNAFDDWRYLDPGEPGMDSSQRRINPDFVLNQAPFDQATILLARKNFGCGSSREHAVWALTDFGFRAVIAPSFADIFFSNSCKNGLLPVVLAEDEVQALFEQVEANPGAQVEVNLEEMTVTAPDGTVFRFTLDEDRRHRLLNGLDDIALTLQYADDIRAFEERQRHEWPWMAEHSQG; via the coding sequence ATGCAGGCCTTTACCGTACACCGTGGGATTGTCGCGCCGCTGGATCGCTCCAATGTCGATACCGACGCGATTATCCCGAAGCAGTACCTGAAATCGGTCAAGCGCACGGGCTTCGGGCCCAATGCCTTCGACGACTGGCGCTACCTGGACCCGGGCGAGCCCGGCATGGACAGCTCGCAGCGCCGCATCAACCCGGACTTCGTGCTCAACCAGGCGCCGTTCGACCAGGCGACGATCCTGCTGGCGCGCAAGAACTTCGGCTGCGGCTCCTCGCGCGAGCACGCGGTGTGGGCGCTGACGGACTTCGGTTTTCGCGCGGTGATCGCGCCATCGTTTGCGGACATCTTCTTCTCCAACAGCTGCAAGAACGGGCTGCTGCCGGTGGTGCTGGCCGAGGACGAGGTGCAGGCGCTGTTCGAGCAGGTCGAGGCGAACCCGGGCGCGCAGGTCGAGGTGAACCTGGAAGAGATGACCGTAACGGCGCCGGACGGTACCGTGTTTCGTTTCACGCTCGACGAGGACCGGCGCCACCGCCTGCTGAACGGCCTGGATGATATCGCCCTGACGTTGCAGTACGCCGATGACATCCGCGCCTTTGAGGAGCGCCAGCGCCACGAGTGGCCCTGGATGGCGGAGCACTCGCAGGGCTGA
- the leuC gene encoding 3-isopropylmalate dehydratase large subunit, producing the protein MAGKTLYDKLWEAHVVREEPDGSTLLYIDRHLVHEVTSPQAFEGLRLAGRKPWRGDSVLAVPDHNVPTANRDRGIEDPVSRTQVETLESNVTSLGLKFFPMADVRQGIVHVIGPEQGATLPGMTVVCGDSHTSTHGALGALAFGIGTSEVEHVLATQCLWQKKTKAMQVRVEGELRPGVTAKDVVLAIIGRIGTAGGTGYAIEFAGSAIRSLSIEGRMSVCNMSIEAGARAGMVAVDEKTIEYVRGKPQAPTGERFEQAAAYWRTLVSDPDAEFDAVVEMDAAEIAPQVSWGTSPEMVAPIDGRVPDPAAESDPVRAEGMKRALEYMDLQPNTPMTEIRPDKVFIGSCTNSRIEDLRAAAEVVKGRRKAENIKLAMVVPGSGLVKQQAEQEGLDRIFLDAGFEWREPGCSMCLAMNADRLEPGERCASTSNRNFEGRQGQGGRTHLVSPALAAAAAVAGHFVEPSALKEA; encoded by the coding sequence ATGGCAGGCAAGACACTGTACGACAAGCTGTGGGAGGCGCATGTGGTGCGCGAAGAGCCGGATGGCTCGACGCTGCTCTACATCGACCGCCATCTGGTGCACGAGGTGACCAGCCCGCAGGCCTTCGAGGGTCTGCGTCTGGCCGGGCGCAAGCCCTGGCGCGGCGATTCCGTGCTGGCGGTGCCGGACCATAACGTGCCTACCGCCAATCGCGACCGCGGGATCGAGGATCCGGTGTCGCGCACCCAGGTGGAGACGCTGGAGAGCAACGTCACCAGCCTGGGGCTGAAGTTCTTCCCGATGGCCGATGTTCGCCAGGGCATCGTGCATGTGATCGGCCCCGAGCAGGGGGCGACCCTGCCGGGCATGACGGTCGTCTGCGGTGACTCGCACACCTCGACCCACGGCGCGCTGGGTGCGCTGGCCTTCGGCATCGGCACCTCCGAGGTGGAGCATGTGCTGGCCACGCAGTGCCTGTGGCAGAAGAAGACCAAGGCCATGCAGGTCCGCGTGGAGGGCGAGCTGCGCCCGGGCGTGACCGCCAAGGATGTGGTGCTGGCGATCATCGGCCGCATTGGCACCGCTGGCGGCACCGGCTATGCGATCGAGTTCGCCGGCTCGGCGATCCGCAGCCTGTCGATCGAGGGCCGCATGAGCGTGTGCAATATGTCCATCGAGGCCGGGGCCCGGGCGGGCATGGTCGCGGTGGACGAGAAGACCATCGAATACGTGCGTGGCAAGCCACAGGCGCCGACGGGCGAACGGTTCGAGCAGGCCGCCGCCTACTGGCGCACGCTGGTCTCCGACCCGGATGCCGAATTCGACGCGGTGGTGGAGATGGATGCCGCCGAGATCGCCCCGCAGGTGAGCTGGGGTACCTCGCCGGAGATGGTCGCGCCGATCGACGGCCGCGTGCCGGACCCGGCGGCCGAGTCCGATCCGGTGCGTGCCGAGGGTATGAAGCGGGCGCTGGAGTACATGGACCTGCAGCCGAACACGCCGATGACCGAGATCCGTCCGGACAAGGTATTCATCGGCTCCTGTACGAACTCTAGGATCGAGGACCTGCGCGCCGCCGCCGAGGTGGTCAAGGGCCGCCGGAAGGCCGAGAACATCAAGCTGGCGATGGTGGTGCCGGGCTCCGGGCTGGTGAAGCAGCAGGCGGAGCAGGAAGGGCTGGACCGCATCTTCCTGGACGCCGGCTTCGAGTGGCGCGAGCCGGGCTGTTCCATGTGTCTGGCGATGAATGCGGACCGACTGGAGCCGGGCGAGCGCTGCGCCTCGACCTCGAACCGCAACTTTGAGGGCCGTCAGGGACAGGGCGGGCGTACCCATCTGGTCAGCCCGGCGCTGGCCGCGGCGGCCGCCGTGGCCGGGCACTTTGTCGAGCCGTCGGCACTGAAGGAGGCGTAA
- a CDS encoding IS630 family transposase — protein MGRPIKTLTISEAERDELESWLRRRQMPAAEQQRARMILLSTRGLKASEIGARVGVSAETVSKWRKRFEQARIGGLTDAPRSGRPRTIDDDKVTEVINKTLQSKPDNATHWSTTLMAKETGLNAMAISRIWRAFGLKPHRLETFKLSTDPHFVAKVHDIVGLYMHPPDRALVLCVDEKSQIQALNRSQPALPLSFGHPETRTHDYLRHGTTTLFAALDVATGEVIGKLHRRHRAKEFLAFLNEIDRQVPDDLDVHLILDNYGTHKTEKVRAWFAARPRYHVHFTPTSASWINLVERFFALISQRWIKRQSHRSTRELEDSIREYLKTYNDEPRPFIWRKTADQIIASIARLTDRLDKNTNFC, from the coding sequence ATGGGACGACCGATCAAGACGTTGACGATCAGTGAAGCCGAACGCGACGAGCTCGAGAGCTGGCTGCGGCGGCGCCAGATGCCCGCGGCGGAACAACAGCGCGCGCGCATGATTCTGCTGAGCACGCGAGGCCTGAAGGCTTCGGAGATTGGCGCGCGGGTTGGCGTCTCGGCGGAGACGGTGAGCAAGTGGCGCAAGCGCTTCGAGCAGGCACGCATCGGGGGGCTCACGGATGCCCCGAGAAGCGGACGTCCCCGTACGATCGATGACGACAAGGTGACCGAAGTCATCAACAAGACGCTGCAGTCGAAGCCGGATAACGCGACGCACTGGTCGACCACGCTGATGGCCAAGGAGACCGGGCTCAATGCGATGGCCATCAGCCGGATTTGGCGGGCCTTCGGTCTCAAGCCGCATCGGCTCGAGACCTTCAAGTTGTCCACGGATCCGCACTTCGTGGCCAAGGTGCACGATATCGTGGGCCTGTACATGCACCCACCGGACCGAGCCCTGGTGCTGTGCGTCGACGAAAAGAGCCAGATCCAGGCCCTGAACCGGTCCCAGCCGGCGTTGCCGTTGTCGTTCGGCCATCCCGAGACCCGCACCCATGACTACCTGCGCCATGGCACGACCACCCTGTTCGCGGCACTGGATGTGGCCACCGGCGAGGTCATCGGCAAACTCCATAGAAGGCATCGCGCCAAGGAGTTCCTGGCGTTTCTCAACGAGATCGATCGCCAGGTCCCCGACGATCTCGACGTCCACCTCATCCTGGACAACTACGGCACCCACAAGACCGAAAAGGTTCGGGCCTGGTTCGCTGCACGACCGCGCTACCACGTGCACTTCACGCCGACCTCGGCGTCCTGGATCAACCTGGTCGAACGCTTCTTCGCGCTCATCTCGCAGCGCTGGATCAAGCGTCAATCGCATCGCAGTACTCGCGAACTGGAAGACTCCATCCGCGAATACCTGAAGACGTACAACGATGAGCCTCGACCGTTCATCTGGCGCAAAACAGCCGATCAAATTATCGCGTCGATCGCCCGTCTAACCGATCGCCTCGATAAAAATACGAACTTTTGTTAA
- a CDS encoding LysR family transcriptional regulator, whose translation MRPEQLSIESLQAFVAVVDTGAFSAAAERLYLTQPAISKRIQSLEATLQRPLFERQGRRVRPTEVAERLLPEAREILARLHAIEQQVADLDHVVRGRIRLATSHHIALHRLPAPLAALRTRYPELELELAFMDSEAGIEAVMHGDADLALATLPEDLPKAADAHTVWTDELVPMIARGRAQDAPLETLQRLHDWPAILPPAGSTTRRQIDQALAAQGLHAAAAQESPYLEVIRMMIAAGLGIGFLPRTMATDDLTILEWPAPPITRQLGWVRHADRYRSRTLEAVIEELP comes from the coding sequence ATGCGCCCGGAACAGCTCAGCATCGAGTCCCTGCAGGCCTTCGTGGCGGTGGTCGATACCGGCGCCTTCTCCGCCGCGGCCGAGCGGCTGTACCTGACCCAGCCGGCGATCAGCAAGCGCATCCAGTCGCTGGAGGCGACGCTGCAACGCCCGCTGTTCGAGCGCCAGGGGCGCCGCGTGCGGCCCACCGAGGTCGCCGAACGCCTGCTACCCGAGGCCCGCGAGATCCTGGCCCGCCTGCACGCCATCGAGCAGCAGGTGGCGGACCTCGACCACGTCGTGCGCGGCCGCATCCGCCTCGCCACCTCGCACCACATCGCCCTGCACCGCCTGCCCGCCCCGCTGGCCGCTCTGCGCACCCGCTACCCCGAGCTGGAGCTGGAACTCGCGTTCATGGACTCCGAGGCCGGCATCGAGGCCGTCATGCACGGCGACGCCGATCTGGCCCTGGCCACCCTGCCCGAGGATCTGCCGAAGGCCGCCGACGCACACACCGTCTGGACCGATGAGCTTGTTCCAATGATCGCCCGCGGCCGCGCCCAGGATGCCCCGCTGGAGACGCTGCAACGGCTGCATGACTGGCCGGCGATCCTGCCGCCGGCGGGCTCCACCACCCGCCGCCAGATCGACCAGGCCCTGGCCGCACAGGGCCTGCACGCCGCCGCGGCTCAGGAAAGCCCGTACCTGGAGGTCATCCGCATGATGATCGCCGCCGGCCTCGGCATCGGCTTCCTGCCCCGCACCATGGCCACCGACGACCTGACCATCCTCGAATGGCCCGCCCCACCCATCACCCGCCAGCTCGGCTGGGTTCGCCACGCGGACCGCTACCGCTCGCGAACCCTCGAGGCAGTCATCGAGGAATTACCGTGA
- the arsJ gene encoding organoarsenical effux MFS transporter ArsJ: MGSPAETPNAPPSLGLGAYARITANYWAFTVTDGAIRMLVVLFFHQLGYSPLEIAFLFLFYELFGVITNLTGGWLAARLGVNTTMIAGTLLQVAALLMLTVPEAWLGVAYVMFAQALSGIAKDLNKMSAKSGVKLVAGDGEGRLFRWVAVLTGSKNALKGVGFFVGGALLYTVGFQMALVILAGMLAVVMLFSIVGLPRGLGKVGGKPKFTQMFSNSTAINVLSAARFFLFGARDVWFVVALPVFLSATLDWNHMQVGAFLALWVIGYGIVQASVPRLLGRGGLHPTGLTARLWAFILMLLPIGIVIGLETGLDPAWVLMVGLGVFGVVFAINSAVHSFLILDYAETDRVAMKVGFYYMANAGGRLVGTVASGAIFMVWGLEGVLIASTLFIFATWMISSLLPREAARV; this comes from the coding sequence ATGGGCAGCCCGGCCGAAACGCCGAACGCACCGCCCAGCCTGGGCCTGGGCGCCTACGCGCGCATCACCGCGAACTACTGGGCATTCACCGTCACCGACGGCGCGATCCGCATGCTGGTCGTGCTGTTCTTTCACCAGTTGGGCTACAGCCCGCTGGAGATCGCCTTCCTGTTCCTGTTCTACGAGCTGTTCGGGGTGATCACCAACCTCACCGGCGGCTGGCTGGCTGCGCGGCTGGGGGTGAACACGACGATGATCGCCGGGACGCTGCTGCAGGTCGCGGCGTTGCTGATGCTCACGGTGCCGGAGGCGTGGCTGGGTGTGGCCTACGTGATGTTTGCGCAGGCCCTGTCGGGCATTGCCAAGGATCTGAACAAGATGAGTGCGAAGTCCGGCGTGAAGCTGGTCGCCGGGGACGGGGAGGGGCGGCTGTTTCGCTGGGTCGCGGTGCTCACCGGCTCGAAGAACGCGCTGAAGGGGGTGGGCTTCTTCGTCGGCGGCGCACTTCTGTACACCGTCGGGTTCCAGATGGCGCTGGTGATCCTGGCCGGGATGCTGGCCGTGGTGATGCTGTTCTCCATCGTCGGGCTGCCACGCGGGCTGGGCAAGGTCGGCGGCAAGCCGAAATTCACCCAGATGTTCTCGAATTCCACCGCGATCAACGTGCTCTCGGCCGCGCGCTTCTTCCTGTTCGGTGCGCGCGATGTCTGGTTCGTGGTCGCGTTGCCGGTGTTTCTGAGCGCGACCCTGGACTGGAACCACATGCAGGTGGGTGCGTTTCTGGCGCTGTGGGTGATCGGCTACGGGATCGTGCAGGCCTCGGTGCCGCGCTTGCTGGGCCGTGGCGGGCTGCATCCGACCGGGCTGACCGCGCGGTTGTGGGCGTTCATCCTGATGCTGCTGCCCATCGGCATCGTGATCGGCCTGGAGACGGGCCTGGACCCGGCCTGGGTGCTGATGGTCGGGCTGGGCGTGTTCGGCGTGGTCTTTGCGATCAACTCCGCCGTGCACTCCTTCCTGATCCTCGACTATGCGGAGACCGACCGGGTCGCGATGAAGGTCGGCTTCTACTACATGGCCAACGCCGGTGGGCGTCTGGTCGGCACCGTTGCCTCCGGTGCCATCTTCATGGTCTGGGGCCTGGAGGGCGTGCTGATCGCCTCCACACTGTTCATCTTCGCCACCTGGATGATCTCCTCCCTGCTCCCCCGCGAGGCGGCGCGCGTCTGA